The Camelus dromedarius isolate mCamDro1 chromosome 8, mCamDro1.pat, whole genome shotgun sequence genome includes a window with the following:
- the LOC105084236 gene encoding cytochrome P450 26A1 codes for MGLPALLASALCTFVLPLLLFLAAIKLWDLYCVSSRDRSCTLPLPPGTMGFPFFGETLQMVLQRRKFLQMKRRKYGFIYKTHLFGRPTVRVMGADNVRRILLGEHRLVSVHWPASVRTILGSGCLSNLHDSSHKQRKKVIMRAFSREALQCYVPVITEEVSNCLEQWLSCGERGLLVYPQVKRLMFRIAMRILLGCEPRLASGGEAEQQLVEAFEEMTRNLFSLPIDVPFSGLYRGLKARNLIHARIEENIRAKICGLRAAEAGGGCKDALQLLIEHSWERGERLDMQALKQSSTELLFGGHETTASAATSLITYLGLYPHVLQKVREELKSKGLLCKGNQDNKLDMEILEQLKYIGCVIKETLRLNPPVPGGFRVALKTFELNGYQIPKGWNVIYSICDTHDVADIFTNKEEFNPDRFLLPHPEDASRFSFIPFGGGLRSCVGKEFAKILLKIFTVELARHCDWRLLNGPPTMKTSPTVYPVDDLPARFTHFQGEI; via the exons ATGGGTCTTCCGGCACTGCTGGCCAGTGCGCTCTGCACATTCGTGCTACCGCTGCTGCTCTTCCTGGCCGCGATCAAGCTCTGGGACCTGTACTGCGTGAGCAGCCGGGACCGCAGCTGCACCCTCCCTTTGCCCCCTGGAACTATGGGCTTCCCCTTTTTTGGGGAAACACTGCAGATGGTGCTACAG CgaaggaagttcctgcagatgaAGCGCAGGAAATACGGATTCATCTACAAGACGCATCTGTTCGGGCGGCCCACTGTGCGAGTGATGGGTGCCGATAACGTGCGGCGCATCTTGCTTGGGGAGCACAGGCTGGTGTCCGTCCATTGGCCCGCGTCGGTGCGCACCATCCTGGGCTCCGGCTGCCTCTCCAACCTGCACGACTCCTCGCACAAGCAGCGCAAGAAG GTGATTATGCGGGCCTTCAGCCGCGAGGCGCTCCAGTGCTATGTGCCGGTGATCACCGAGGAAGTGAGCAATTGCTTGGAGCAGTGGCTGAGCTGCGGCGAGCGCGGCCTCCTAGTTTACCCCCAAGTGAAGCGCCTCATGTTCCGCATCGCCATGCGCATCCTGCTGGGCTGCGAGCCTCGGCTGGCGAGCGGCGGGGAAGCCGAGCAGCAGTTGGTGGAGGCCTTCGAGGAAATGACCCGCAATCTCTTCTCGTTGCCCATCGACGTGCCCTTCAGCGGGTTGTACCGG GGCCTGAAGGCGCGGAACCTCATCCATGCGCGCATCGAGGAGAATATTCGCGCCAAGATCTGCGGGCTGCGGGCGGCCGAGGCAGGCGGGGGCTGCAAGGATGCGCTGCAGCTGTTGATTGAGCACtcgtgggagaggggagagaggctggacatGCAG GCACTAAAGCAATCTTCAACAGAGCTCCTCTTTGGAGGACACGAAACCACGGCCAGTGCGGCCACATCTCTGATCACTTACCTGGGGCTCTACCCACATGTCCTCCAGAAAGTGCGGGAGGAGCTGAAGAGTAAG GGTTTACTTTGCAAGGGCAATCAAGACAACAAGTTGGACATGGAAATTTTGGAACAGCTTAAATACATTGGGTGTGTTATTAAAGAGACACTTCGACTGAATCCCCCAGTTCCAGGAGGGTTTCGGGTTGCCCTTAAGACTTTTGAATTAAAT GGATACCAGATTCCCAAGGGCTGGAATGTTATCTACAGTATCTGCGATACTCACGATGTTGCGGATATCTTCACCAACAAGGAGGAATTTAATCCTGACCGCTTTCTGCTGCCTCACCCAGAAGATGCATCCAGGTTTAGCTTCATTCCATTTGGAGGCGGCCTCAGGAGCTGTGTAGGGAAAGAGTTTGCAAAAATTCTTCTCAAAATATTTACAGTGGAGCTGGCCAGGCATTGTGACTGGCGGCTTCTAAATGGACCTCCTACAATGAAAACGAGTCCCACCGTGTACCCTGTGGATGATCTCCCAGCAAGGTTCACCCATTTCCAGGGGGAAATCTGA